From Flavobacterium sp. 102, a single genomic window includes:
- a CDS encoding nuclear transport factor 2 family protein, whose translation MKKTITISVLFIAILFLESCSTPKSNSFQLTKNYQPDNPELYEAIVKLDSVFFDAYNNCDSKFEIYADFYSDDIEFYHDQGGLSNSKKDILEGTKKNICGKVTRTLVKGSIEVYPIKDYGAIEIGLHSFSNNTNPPNEPKKISRFTIFWKKVNDQWRIAKVISLH comes from the coding sequence ATGAAAAAAACAATCACTATTTCAGTACTATTTATAGCTATTCTTTTCCTAGAGAGTTGTAGTACGCCAAAATCAAATAGTTTTCAATTAACGAAAAACTACCAACCGGATAATCCCGAGTTGTATGAAGCTATTGTAAAACTTGACAGTGTATTTTTTGACGCTTACAATAATTGTGATAGTAAATTTGAAATTTATGCCGATTTCTATTCAGATGATATTGAGTTTTACCATGACCAAGGCGGCTTATCCAATTCAAAAAAAGATATCTTGGAAGGCACCAAAAAAAATATCTGCGGTAAAGTAACCAGAACATTGGTAAAAGGCAGTATTGAGGTTTATCCGATTAAAGATTATGGCGCGATTGAAATTGGTTTGCATTCCTTCAGCAACAACACCAATCCACCGAATGAGCCCAAAAAAATCAGTCGGTTTACCATTTTTTGGAAAAAAGTGAATGACCAATGGAGAATTGCTAAAGTGATTAGTTTACATTAA
- a CDS encoding NAD(P)/FAD-dependent oxidoreductase has translation MNSNYDIIIVGGGAAGFFTAINIVENNPKLKVAILERGKTVLEKVRISGGGRCNVTHACFVPNDLVKFYPRGEKELRGPFHQFCSGDTIEWFEKHGVELKIEDDGRMFPTSDSSQTIIDCFLGLTQKLKIDVLTGQSVQSLFKGDNYWKVETHHETYSCYKLVLTTGSNPKIWELLESMNHTIIPPVPSLFTFNIKDTRIKDLMGVSAFANVKVKATKLEASGPLLITHWGMSGPGILRLSAWGAIILAEKKYQFVIEINWLNDVTFEEAMETLKELKQEHAKKVVSKKSPFEFPNRLWESLVLASGISNETKWADLTKIQLTNLANQLTNGQFQVNGKSTFKEEFVTAGGIDLREINFKTMESKLHENLFFAGEIVNIDAITGGFNFQNAWTSGFLAANSITSS, from the coding sequence ATGAACTCAAACTATGACATTATAATTGTTGGCGGCGGTGCAGCTGGTTTTTTTACAGCTATCAATATCGTTGAAAACAATCCGAAGCTAAAAGTTGCCATTTTAGAACGTGGCAAAACGGTTTTGGAAAAAGTGCGTATTTCCGGTGGCGGACGTTGTAATGTAACTCATGCCTGTTTTGTGCCGAATGATTTGGTCAAATTTTATCCGCGTGGGGAAAAAGAATTGCGCGGTCCGTTTCACCAATTTTGTTCCGGCGATACGATTGAATGGTTTGAAAAGCATGGCGTAGAATTGAAAATAGAAGATGATGGCCGGATGTTCCCGACATCGGATTCCTCTCAAACTATCATCGACTGTTTTTTGGGCTTGACCCAGAAATTGAAAATCGATGTGCTTACCGGTCAAAGTGTACAATCACTTTTTAAAGGCGACAATTACTGGAAAGTAGAAACCCATCACGAAACTTATTCTTGTTATAAATTAGTCCTGACTACCGGTAGCAATCCTAAAATTTGGGAACTACTCGAAAGTATGAACCACACAATTATTCCTCCGGTTCCTTCGCTATTTACTTTTAACATCAAAGATACTCGAATCAAAGATTTGATGGGTGTTTCAGCTTTTGCCAATGTGAAAGTCAAAGCTACTAAACTAGAAGCTTCCGGACCATTATTGATTACGCATTGGGGCATGTCGGGTCCCGGAATTCTGAGACTTTCGGCTTGGGGCGCGATTATTTTGGCGGAAAAAAAATACCAGTTTGTAATCGAAATCAATTGGCTCAACGATGTTACTTTTGAAGAAGCGATGGAAACTTTAAAAGAACTCAAACAAGAACACGCTAAGAAAGTAGTCAGTAAAAAATCGCCTTTCGAGTTTCCGAATCGATTGTGGGAAAGTTTGGTGTTGGCTTCCGGTATTTCAAATGAAACGAAATGGGCTGATTTGACTAAAATACAATTGACCAATTTGGCGAACCAACTCACCAACGGGCAATTTCAAGTGAATGGCAAAAGTACTTTCAAGGAAGAATTTGTCACCGCCGGCGGCATTGATTTAAGAGAAATCAATTTTAAGACAATGGAAAGCAAGTTACACGAAAATTTATTTTTTGCAGGCGAAATTGTCAATATCGATGCGATTACGGGCGGCTTTAACTTTCAAAATGCTTGGACAAGTGGATTTTTGGCAGCGAATTCAATTACCTCATCATGA
- a CDS encoding glycerophosphodiester phosphodiesterase family protein, which yields MLKIGHRGAKGHADENTLDSFQKAIDLGVDMIELDIQLSIDKVPMVIHDTTVDRTTSSIGLVTDYSAKELRKLGIPTLRDVFELVHNQCEINIEIKVFSATQGVLDLIDQNIFDKNKILISSFDWNALQEVRFHDEDIRIGVLTETDLDLALAFAKFIKAYSIHPYYHLITAENIQKIKEKHFKVFPWTINEPTAITFVKSLNVDGIITDFPERL from the coding sequence ATGCTCAAAATAGGTCATCGCGGTGCGAAAGGTCATGCTGATGAAAACACTTTGGATTCTTTCCAAAAAGCCATTGATTTAGGCGTTGACATGATTGAACTAGACATACAATTGAGCATAGACAAAGTGCCAATGGTTATTCACGACACAACCGTCGATCGAACGACTTCTAGCATTGGTTTGGTAACTGATTATAGTGCCAAAGAATTGCGAAAATTAGGTATTCCAACTTTAAGAGACGTATTTGAATTGGTTCACAATCAATGCGAAATTAATATTGAAATCAAAGTGTTTTCGGCAACCCAAGGCGTATTAGATTTGATTGACCAGAACATTTTCGACAAGAACAAAATTCTTATTTCGAGTTTCGATTGGAATGCTTTGCAGGAAGTGCGTTTTCACGATGAGGATATACGCATTGGGGTTTTGACAGAAACCGACTTAGATTTGGCACTGGCTTTCGCCAAATTTATTAAAGCCTATTCGATTCATCCTTATTATCATTTGATAACCGCTGAAAACATTCAAAAAATAAAAGAAAAGCACTTTAAAGTTTTTCCATGGACGATAAATGAGCCTACAGCTATTACCTTTGTCAAATCGTTAAACGTTGACGGTATTATTACAGATTTTCCGGAAAGACTATGA
- a CDS encoding alpha-amylase family glycosyl hydrolase — MKNILLTLSASLLFFGCKCTKEVAAKQPTTTQASTQTPFIWESANVYFLLIDRFQNGNPENDKIINRNKPTGVLRGFEGGDIRGVIQKLDEGYFTNLGINAIWMTPVVEQIHGSVDEGTGNTYGFHGYWTKDWTAVDPSFGTKEDLKELVEKAHAKGIRIMLDAVINHTGPVTELDPAYPSDWVRTSPKCTYKSYDTYINCTLVENLPDVLTESNANVALPPMLIEKWKKEGRYEQEVAELDAFFKKTGYPRAPKYYIMKWLSDYITDYGIDAYRVDTVKHTREDVWADFKKVCDQAFTDFKKKNPEKVLDNNDFFTVGEVYGYNIGAKKQYDFGDKKVDYYANGFTGLINFDFRNEAKMNYEDLFSKYSNLLQNDLKGNTVMNYVTSHDDGYPFDKKREKIFEAGTKLLLTPGISQVYYGDEIARSLEIEGAQGDATLRSFMNWDDLSFDRIKNQLLMHYKLLGTFRSNHPAVGAGVHQMISQSPYVFSRTYTKGNFNDQVVVGLDLPKGPKEISVGTIFANGTKIRDAYSNLSVIVENGKVNLDTNFTIVLLEKL; from the coding sequence ATGAAAAATATACTGCTTACCCTATCGGCTTCGCTTTTATTCTTTGGTTGTAAATGTACCAAAGAAGTAGCTGCCAAACAACCAACAACCACTCAAGCGTCAACTCAAACACCTTTCATTTGGGAAAGTGCCAATGTGTATTTTCTATTGATTGATAGATTCCAAAACGGCAATCCGGAAAATGACAAAATCATCAACCGCAACAAACCCACCGGAGTTTTGCGTGGCTTTGAAGGCGGCGATATTCGTGGCGTAATTCAAAAACTCGACGAAGGTTATTTTACCAATTTGGGAATCAACGCCATTTGGATGACGCCGGTCGTGGAGCAAATTCACGGTTCAGTCGATGAAGGCACCGGAAACACTTATGGCTTTCACGGGTATTGGACCAAAGATTGGACGGCGGTTGATCCGAGTTTTGGCACCAAAGAAGATTTAAAAGAACTAGTCGAAAAAGCACACGCAAAAGGTATTCGCATCATGTTGGACGCGGTTATAAATCACACTGGTCCGGTAACCGAATTGGATCCTGCGTATCCGAGTGATTGGGTTCGAACTTCGCCGAAATGCACCTATAAATCATACGACACTTACATCAATTGTACGTTGGTAGAAAACCTTCCGGATGTTTTAACCGAAAGCAATGCCAATGTGGCTTTACCGCCAATGTTGATTGAAAAGTGGAAAAAAGAAGGCCGTTACGAACAAGAGGTGGCCGAATTGGATGCTTTCTTCAAAAAAACCGGTTATCCTCGTGCTCCGAAGTATTACATCATGAAATGGCTTTCAGATTACATTACCGATTATGGCATTGACGCCTATCGTGTTGATACCGTAAAACATACCAGAGAAGATGTTTGGGCTGATTTCAAAAAGGTATGTGACCAAGCTTTCACCGATTTCAAGAAAAAAAATCCGGAAAAAGTCTTAGACAACAACGATTTCTTTACTGTTGGCGAAGTTTACGGTTATAATATCGGTGCCAAAAAACAATATGATTTCGGAGACAAAAAAGTCGATTACTATGCCAACGGTTTCACCGGATTAATCAATTTCGACTTTAGAAATGAGGCCAAAATGAACTATGAAGATTTGTTTTCCAAATATTCTAACCTCTTGCAAAACGACCTAAAAGGCAATACAGTCATGAACTATGTTACCTCGCATGACGATGGTTATCCTTTTGACAAAAAACGCGAAAAAATATTCGAAGCCGGCACCAAATTACTATTGACTCCCGGAATTTCGCAAGTGTATTATGGTGACGAAATTGCTCGTTCACTCGAAATCGAAGGCGCACAAGGCGATGCTACTTTGCGTTCGTTTATGAATTGGGATGATTTATCATTTGACAGAATCAAAAACCAATTATTGATGCATTACAAACTTTTGGGAACATTCAGAAGTAACCATCCTGCGGTTGGCGCCGGAGTGCACCAAATGATTTCGCAATCACCTTATGTGTTCAGCAGAACGTATACTAAAGGCAATTTCAATGACCAAGTAGTTGTTGGTTTGGATTTACCAAAAGGCCCGAAAGAAATCTCAGTCGGAACTATTTTTGCCAATGGCACTAAAATCAGAGATGCTTATTCTAATTTATCTGTTATAGTAGAAAACGGAAAAGTAAATTTAGATACTAATTTTACGATAGTTTTACTCGAAAAACTATAA
- a CDS encoding TIM-barrel domain-containing protein, producing MRKLLLLLLITTFSFAQNANRKYLSHSWKNNLLEVKTSDGTYRIKPYSDKIIETSFVPNGEIFNTNSHAVIKTPEKVKATVSKTDNSVLLSTKDITMVINKSPFRITYSNKGKVLLSEKNGYIKKDSTEILQFNLDNSEVLFGGGARALGMNRRGNRLQLYNRAHYGYETKAELMNFCIPLVLSSKLYAVHFDNAAIGYLDLDNKKNNTLEYETISGRKTYQIIVGDTWEDLVANYTDLTGKQPMPARWTFGNFSSRFGYHTQDEVENTIKKFEADNIPVDAIILDLYWFGKSIKGTMGNLDWDKDQFPNPEKMIADLNAKGVKTILITEPFILTTSSKWQEAVDKKILVTDKSGKPATWDFYFGNTSVVDIFKPEGNQWFWNVYKRLINQGVGGMWGDLGEPEVFPSKAMTAAGKADEVHNIYGHNWAKLIADGYQKDFPNQRPFILMRAGYSGSQRFGMMPWSGDVSRSWGGLQSQMEIAMQMGMQGMAYMHSDLGGFAGDYFDNELYLRWLQYGVFNPIFRPHAQEEVASEVSRKDIITKAKAKKSVELRYQLLPYNYTLAFENNQKGTPLMRPLFFEEPTNEKLLNEKESYFWGNAFLVKPITKSGVTSTEVYFPKSNNWFDFYTGKKYNAGATESVKVEETTIPTFVRGGSFVPMIETIQNTSKYTVDNFNLHFYFDETVKTSSGKLYNDNGETPQAFEKGQYEILNFNSNNNGKELVLKLTSTVGKNYSSTDKTVLVLIHNIKAKRIFVNGNEMLFKTFNEPLQIPVEWKKGTASEIKIEY from the coding sequence ATGAGAAAGCTATTACTCTTATTATTAATTACCACATTTTCATTTGCTCAAAATGCGAATAGAAAATACCTTTCCCACAGCTGGAAAAACAACCTATTGGAAGTAAAAACCAGTGACGGAACTTATCGCATAAAACCTTATTCTGATAAAATTATTGAAACTTCTTTTGTCCCGAATGGGGAAATTTTCAATACCAATTCGCATGCGGTAATCAAAACTCCCGAAAAAGTGAAAGCAACCGTTTCTAAAACAGATAACTCCGTTTTGCTTTCTACAAAAGACATTACGATGGTGATTAACAAATCGCCTTTCAGAATTACTTATTCCAACAAAGGAAAAGTCTTGTTGTCCGAGAAAAACGGCTACATTAAAAAAGACAGCACCGAAATTCTACAATTCAATCTTGACAATTCAGAAGTTTTATTTGGCGGTGGTGCGCGTGCCCTAGGCATGAATCGCCGTGGTAATCGTTTGCAATTGTATAACAGAGCGCATTATGGTTATGAAACCAAAGCCGAATTGATGAACTTTTGTATTCCGCTTGTTTTATCTTCTAAATTATACGCGGTGCATTTTGACAACGCTGCGATTGGCTATTTGGATTTAGACAATAAAAAGAACAATACTTTAGAATACGAAACCATTTCGGGAAGAAAAACTTATCAAATAATTGTAGGCGATACTTGGGAAGATTTGGTAGCCAATTATACTGATTTGACCGGAAAACAACCCATGCCGGCACGCTGGACCTTCGGAAATTTCTCGAGCCGATTTGGGTATCATACGCAAGATGAAGTGGAAAACACCATCAAAAAATTTGAAGCCGATAACATTCCGGTTGATGCAATCATATTAGACTTGTATTGGTTTGGTAAATCAATTAAAGGCACTATGGGCAACCTCGATTGGGACAAAGACCAATTCCCGAATCCGGAGAAAATGATAGCCGATTTGAATGCCAAAGGTGTTAAAACCATTCTAATTACAGAACCATTTATCTTAACAACCTCATCAAAATGGCAAGAAGCAGTCGATAAAAAAATATTGGTCACAGATAAATCAGGGAAACCCGCCACTTGGGATTTCTACTTCGGAAATACAAGTGTGGTTGACATCTTCAAACCCGAAGGCAATCAATGGTTTTGGAATGTTTACAAACGATTAATCAATCAAGGTGTCGGCGGCATGTGGGGCGATTTGGGTGAACCTGAAGTTTTTCCTTCCAAAGCAATGACCGCTGCCGGAAAAGCAGATGAAGTACACAATATTTATGGTCACAATTGGGCCAAATTAATAGCCGATGGTTACCAAAAAGATTTTCCAAACCAACGTCCATTTATCCTAATGCGTGCCGGTTATTCGGGTTCGCAAAGATTCGGTATGATGCCGTGGAGTGGCGATGTATCCAGAAGTTGGGGCGGATTGCAATCACAAATGGAAATCGCGATGCAAATGGGAATGCAAGGCATGGCGTATATGCATTCGGATTTAGGCGGATTTGCCGGAGATTATTTTGATAACGAATTGTATTTGCGTTGGTTGCAATACGGCGTTTTTAACCCCATTTTCCGTCCGCACGCGCAGGAAGAAGTCGCTTCAGAAGTCTCCAGAAAAGATATTATCACCAAAGCCAAAGCCAAAAAATCGGTTGAACTTCGTTACCAACTACTGCCTTATAATTACACTTTGGCATTTGAAAATAACCAAAAAGGAACGCCATTAATGCGACCGTTATTCTTTGAAGAACCAACGAATGAAAAACTGCTCAACGAAAAGGAAAGTTATTTTTGGGGCAATGCATTTTTAGTAAAACCAATCACAAAATCAGGTGTAACTTCGACGGAAGTTTATTTTCCAAAAAGCAACAATTGGTTTGATTTTTATACCGGTAAAAAATACAATGCCGGCGCAACAGAATCGGTAAAAGTAGAAGAAACAACTATTCCAACTTTCGTTCGTGGCGGTAGTTTTGTGCCTATGATTGAAACCATTCAAAACACTTCAAAATATACGGTTGACAACTTCAATTTGCATTTTTATTTTGACGAAACCGTGAAAACTTCTTCCGGTAAATTGTACAACGACAATGGTGAAACACCACAAGCTTTTGAAAAAGGACAATACGAAATATTAAATTTCAATAGCAATAACAATGGCAAGGAATTGGTTCTAAAACTAACATCAACTGTTGGTAAAAACTATTCGTCGACTGATAAAACGGTTTTGGTGTTAATTCACAACATCAAAGCCAAACGCATTTTTGTAAATGGCAATGAAATGCTGTTTAAAACCTTTAACGAACCTTTACAAATTCCGGTAGAATGGAAAAAAGGAACTGCTTCTGAAATTAAAATTGAATATTAG
- a CDS encoding glycoside hydrolase family 13 protein, with amino-acid sequence MKKLLFSLLISVSAFAQIDKVEPPFWWNDMTLSEVQIMFYGKNIAQNEVTVSNGIIIKGIQKTENPNYVFVTIETKNIPAQDFVFTFKNGKKTFTQNYSLKARRENSRFRESYDSSDVMYLLMPDRFANGNPNNDNNALLTEKMDRSKDNGRHGGDIEGIIKNLDYIQSLGVTAVWPTPLCEDNDERGSYHTYGQSDVYKIDARFGTNEEYVRMSAELHKRGMKNIMDYVTNHWGWQHWMYKDLPTRDWVHQFPEFTNSNYRMTTQFDTNASERDAKYCMDGWFVKSMPDLNQSNPLVLNYLIQNAIWWIEYADLDGFRVDTYSYNDKVGIAKWTKAITDEYPHFNIVGEVWMQDQAQMAFWQKDSKIGAIQSYNSYLPSVMDFTLYNALEKVFNEDKGEWDKGMIRVYDNLANDFLYPNINNILIFAENHDTNRINQAYKNDFKKYQMAMTILATVRGIPQLYYGSEIAMAGDKGKGDGDIRHDFPGGWNGDTNNAFTKAGRTEEQNKFYDFTAKIFNWRKNKEVIHFGKTTHYIPENNVYVYFRHNEKESVMVLVNNSPEKQTFKTNRFQENLNHYKSGKDVLSDASFDLKKDMTIEGKSVLVLELK; translated from the coding sequence ATGAAAAAACTACTCTTCTCTCTCTTGATTTCTGTTTCAGCTTTCGCCCAAATTGACAAAGTTGAACCGCCGTTTTGGTGGAATGACATGACGCTTTCCGAGGTGCAAATTATGTTCTACGGTAAAAATATTGCTCAAAACGAAGTCACCGTTTCCAACGGCATCATCATCAAAGGCATTCAAAAAACAGAAAACCCGAATTATGTTTTTGTAACTATTGAAACGAAAAATATTCCGGCTCAGGATTTTGTCTTTACGTTTAAAAATGGCAAAAAAACATTTACCCAAAATTATTCGCTTAAAGCAAGAAGAGAAAATTCCCGCTTCCGCGAAAGCTACGACAGTTCCGATGTGATGTATCTTTTAATGCCGGACAGGTTTGCTAACGGCAATCCAAACAACGACAACAACGCTTTGCTAACTGAAAAAATGGACCGTTCAAAAGACAACGGAAGACACGGCGGCGATATCGAAGGCATCATCAAAAACTTAGATTATATCCAATCGCTTGGTGTGACAGCCGTTTGGCCAACGCCACTTTGCGAAGACAACGACGAAAGAGGTTCGTACCACACTTACGGTCAATCCGACGTTTATAAAATCGATGCGCGTTTCGGAACCAATGAAGAGTATGTTCGAATGAGTGCCGAATTACACAAACGCGGCATGAAAAACATTATGGATTACGTGACCAATCATTGGGGTTGGCAACATTGGATGTACAAAGATTTACCAACACGCGATTGGGTTCACCAATTCCCGGAATTCACGAATTCTAATTACAGAATGACTACGCAATTTGACACCAATGCTTCTGAACGCGATGCAAAATATTGCATGGATGGTTGGTTTGTAAAATCGATGCCCGATTTGAATCAGTCGAATCCTTTGGTCTTAAATTACCTGATTCAAAACGCCATTTGGTGGATTGAATATGCTGATTTAGACGGTTTCCGTGTAGACACTTATTCCTACAATGACAAAGTGGGCATTGCCAAATGGACCAAAGCCATTACCGACGAATATCCGCATTTCAATATCGTAGGAGAAGTTTGGATGCAAGACCAAGCCCAAATGGCTTTTTGGCAAAAAGATAGTAAAATTGGCGCCATTCAAAGCTATAATTCCTATTTGCCAAGTGTAATGGATTTCACTTTATACAATGCTTTGGAAAAAGTGTTCAACGAAGACAAAGGCGAATGGGACAAAGGAATGATTAGAGTATATGATAATTTAGCCAATGACTTTTTGTATCCCAACATAAACAACATCCTAATTTTTGCTGAAAATCACGATACCAATCGTATCAATCAAGCTTATAAAAACGATTTCAAAAAATACCAAATGGCAATGACCATATTGGCCACTGTTAGAGGAATTCCGCAATTGTATTACGGCTCCGAAATTGCGATGGCCGGTGACAAAGGCAAAGGCGATGGCGACATTCGTCATGATTTTCCCGGCGGATGGAATGGCGATACCAATAATGCTTTCACCAAAGCCGGAAGAACTGAAGAACAAAACAAATTCTATGATTTCACCGCCAAAATATTCAACTGGAGAAAAAATAAAGAAGTGATTCATTTCGGAAAAACAACACATTACATCCCGGAAAACAACGTTTATGTTTATTTCCGTCACAACGAAAAAGAAAGCGTGATGGTTTTGGTAAATAATAGCCCCGAAAAACAAACTTTCAAAACCAACAGGTTTCAAGAGAATTTAAACCATTATAAATCCGGAAAAGACGTGTTAAGCGATGCTTCTTTCGATTTGAAAAAAGATATGACTATTGAAGGAAAATCGGTTTTAGTCTTAGAATTAAAATAA
- a CDS encoding glycoside hydrolase family 65 protein, producing the protein MNQDYIKPDNWSIIEEGFDLERVKSSESLFSIGNGAMGQRANFEEFYSENTFQGSYIAGIYYPDKTKVGWWKNGYPEYFAKVLNAPSWIGILVEINSETLDIAACKITNFKRELNMKEGWYNRSFSATLNNGIEIDVNVRRFLSLDIDELGVIKYEITPKNNEATIVFKPYLDAGVHNEDANWEEKFWEPLETQHKNNEAFVVARTFKTHFEVATYMHNSIFINNENQNAEPTFVDTTSDKVVFTYEQLVSKGDTIAFQKLGGYTVSMNHSSAELIPAAQKVIEKALSLGYDTLLQNQVDSWAKIWEMSDITIEGDVKAQQGIRFNIFQLNQTYLGKDSRLNIGPKGFTGEKYGGSTYWDTEAYCIPFYMATKDQQVARNLLAYRYNQLGKAIENAEKLGFKNGAALYPMVTMNGEECHNEWEITFEEIHRNGAIAFAIFNYYRFTGDYSYIPEKGLEVLIGIARFWHQRATFSTYRNQYVILGVTGPNEYENNVNNNFYTNYIAKWCIDYTIEQIEKVKQEYAADFARIMSKVKLEATEIQHWKKVADHMYFPYSEEHDVYLQQDGFLDKELVKVHDLDKSQRPINQKWSWDRILRSPYIKQADTLQGFYFFEDHFTKEQLEKHFDFYEPYTVHESSLSPCVHSIQAANLGRMEQAYTFYLRTSRLDLDDYNKEVEEGLHITSMAGTWMSIVEGFGGMRIKNDTLHFEPRIPKEWNGYSFKINFRHQILKVSVHQNETNFTLEGEKAISVFVNGTAILVEPNSLVTV; encoded by the coding sequence ATGAACCAAGATTATATCAAACCAGATAACTGGTCGATTATTGAAGAAGGATTTGATTTAGAACGAGTAAAATCCTCGGAAAGTTTATTCAGTATCGGAAACGGTGCCATGGGTCAACGAGCCAATTTTGAAGAATTCTATTCAGAAAATACTTTCCAAGGAAGTTACATCGCCGGAATTTATTATCCGGACAAAACCAAAGTGGGTTGGTGGAAAAACGGCTATCCGGAATACTTCGCTAAAGTGTTAAACGCACCAAGTTGGATTGGAATTCTAGTCGAAATCAATAGCGAAACGCTTGACATTGCGGCTTGCAAAATCACCAACTTCAAACGCGAACTGAACATGAAAGAAGGTTGGTACAATCGTTCTTTTTCGGCCACTTTGAACAACGGAATCGAAATCGACGTCAATGTTAGAAGATTTTTGTCTTTGGATATAGACGAATTGGGCGTAATCAAATACGAAATCACTCCAAAAAATAATGAGGCGACTATCGTTTTCAAACCTTATTTGGATGCCGGCGTGCACAACGAAGATGCCAACTGGGAAGAGAAATTCTGGGAACCATTGGAAACCCAACATAAAAATAACGAAGCTTTTGTCGTAGCGCGAACTTTCAAAACACATTTTGAAGTAGCAACGTATATGCACAATAGCATTTTCATCAATAACGAAAATCAAAACGCCGAACCAACATTCGTAGACACCACTTCAGACAAAGTGGTCTTCACTTATGAGCAATTGGTTTCAAAAGGTGATACTATAGCCTTTCAAAAGTTAGGCGGTTACACTGTTTCGATGAACCATTCTTCTGCCGAATTAATTCCGGCTGCACAAAAGGTAATCGAAAAAGCATTGTCTTTAGGCTACGATACTTTATTACAAAACCAAGTCGATTCTTGGGCAAAAATCTGGGAAATGAGCGACATCACTATTGAAGGCGATGTAAAAGCCCAACAAGGTATTCGTTTCAATATTTTCCAATTGAACCAAACCTATTTAGGCAAAGATTCTCGTTTGAATATTGGTCCAAAAGGATTCACCGGAGAAAAATATGGCGGTTCGACTTATTGGGATACGGAAGCCTATTGTATTCCGTTTTACATGGCTACTAAAGACCAACAAGTTGCTAGAAACCTATTGGCTTATCGTTATAACCAATTGGGCAAAGCCATTGAAAATGCCGAGAAATTGGGTTTCAAAAATGGCGCTGCATTATACCCAATGGTAACTATGAATGGTGAAGAATGCCATAACGAATGGGAAATCACTTTCGAAGAAATTCACCGAAACGGAGCGATTGCTTTTGCCATTTTTAACTATTACCGATTCACCGGAGATTACAGTTATATTCCTGAAAAAGGTTTGGAAGTCTTAATTGGTATTGCTCGTTTTTGGCACCAAAGAGCTACTTTTTCAACGTATAGAAATCAGTATGTAATTTTAGGCGTAACCGGTCCGAATGAGTACGAAAACAATGTAAACAACAACTTTTACACGAATTATATTGCCAAATGGTGTATCGATTATACCATCGAGCAAATCGAAAAAGTAAAACAAGAATACGCTGCTGATTTTGCTCGAATCATGAGTAAAGTAAAATTAGAAGCTACCGAAATCCAACATTGGAAAAAAGTGGCTGACCATATGTATTTCCCTTATTCTGAAGAGCACGACGTCTATTTACAACAAGACGGTTTCTTAGACAAAGAATTGGTCAAAGTGCACGATTTAGACAAATCACAACGACCAATCAACCAAAAATGGTCTTGGGACAGAATCTTGCGTTCGCCTTATATCAAACAAGCCGATACTTTACAAGGTTTCTACTTCTTTGAAGATCATTTCACCAAAGAACAACTAGAGAAACATTTCGACTTTTATGAACCTTACACCGTTCACGAAAGTTCATTATCACCTTGCGTTCACTCGATTCAAGCCGCTAATTTAGGCCGAATGGAACAAGCGTATACTTTCTATTTAAGAACGTCGCGTTTGGATTTGGATGATTACAATAAAGAAGTCGAAGAAGGTTTACACATCACATCAATGGCCGGAACTTGGATGAGTATCGTGGAAGGTTTTGGCGGCATGCGTATCAAAAATGACACCTTGCATTTCGAACCAAGAATTCCAAAAGAATGGAATGGCTATTCATTCAAAATCAATTTCAGACACCAAATTTTAAAAGTTTCTGTTCATCAAAACGAAACCAACTTTACCCTAGAAGGCGAAAAAGCGATTTCGGTTTTCGTAAACGGCACAGCCATTTTGGTGGAACCGAATAGTTTGGTGACTGTATAA